A stretch of DNA from Acipenser ruthenus chromosome 21, fAciRut3.2 maternal haplotype, whole genome shotgun sequence:
cgtgaagctccatggagctccttcagcacagcttaGATCAGAGCAGAATCGTGAAGCTCCATGGAGCTCCTTTGTTCAACTGTTGACATTGTTTACTAACAGTTTTAAAATAGTAATGTGAATTGCCAATTAAATAAAGAGACAGCCACTGCTAAGTGTTTTTTGCTTCCTTGGATTACACAGACGTCACTAGAGGATGACCAGCTCAGAGGCAATTTATCTGGAAAATCGATGGTCTGGCAAGTGCTTTCCAGCCAATACATCATTTCAGCAAACTAAGGTTCCTAGTAATTTTGACAAAATGGTGCATAATCACTCCACCTATGTAATTGGAGTGTAGGACAAACAGTACTGATggataatgagaaaaaaaaagccctcttaaagaagaaagaaaaacgcATTGCTTTGTTCAAAAAACCTTGCATGCCTGCCTTTGTTGCATCTGGTAATTCTGTGCGTTCCCATTGCCCTCCTGAATGGAGTAAATACATTTATCTTTTCATGATAGATTGTGACTGCTTTGTTACTGTGGATACAAACTGAACTGTGGAGACAGATGGTTGTTATTGCTGCATTTTTTATAGGTTatactttgtttatttgtttatttgttcaaaaGGACACTTTATTTGTAGTTTATTACCTGCTGACAATCATCATAATACcacatttagtttatttattcttGTAAAAGGTTACTTAATATATAGGAACCTacttccaaaacaaacaaacaaacaaacaaacaaacaaacaaatcctgGGATTTACTGGAGTACTGTGACTGACAGGCTTATTGGGACAATACTCTGTCACTATACCAAGAAGCAGTGACACTCTAAAATAAAGGCTGCAAATTCACAATGAACTCCATCTGAATACCACAGgcataacacctgaatatcttatgcacGTCATCTGAGTTCTGAAATAATTCATGTTTCATTCCAGGGTACAGTCTTGCTGCAAATCTAGCAGGAGCACAACTGTACTGCTAACCCTGATCTGGTATCATTTACAAGTACAATGTACAGCCATTCCTGCCAGTGCACATCAGTACTAAAAGCAGGATATAAGATGAGTGCTGACATACAGTACCGGTGGGAGGTTTCTGCAGCCCCAAGGACTGGGTAGTTTTGCCTAGAATGGTTCTATCACCGAATTTAAAATGACTGGTACCGAGGGGCGATGCTACGTGCTTAGAGTTTTGGCCGCTTGACCTGTCCTTGCCATTTAATTCTATTTCTGTTGTATTATTAGAAATTGTTTAATAAGTCATACTAATAAGCAGCTCAGAGTGGACCGTTTTGAAAATACCCTGCTCAAAGCTATGTCTTTGTGGGCGTTTCATTTCAGAATCCAATGCAATCCATGACATCAGAAAGGTCCATGGGCTCGATACCACTGCCCTTCCCCAGGTATGGCTGAGCTGGCtggtctgggcgaggtgtaggtggagggtgtttccactgaCGCTCAGCTATACCTTAGCTACAcctcacacagtacagtgcaggCGTCAGAGCCTGAAGTGAAGAGCAGTAGCTATTTCTGTTGCCTCAATTAAAATCTGCTATGATACAAGTGTAGTACTTTTACATCAGCATTTACTGCTATTCCTTATGTAATagaatattacattaaatactgtgCCACTTTTTCTGTAGTTCTAGAGCtctaaaaatgattattattattattattattattattattattattattattattattattattattagaatagtGATTATGTTAGCTCCCAGGCCCCATTATATGATTGTAGCATAAAAAGCACTTCAGTGCCCACCTATGAAAAATATAATCTATATCATTTGGGTTTGAAAATAATCACTTTTGTGGAAAATTCTCTCTCAATAGCTACTTGGTACTAGAGCTGGTTTATGGAACCAACTATTGACCTTCCAAAGCTTGAACGCCATTGCCCTTTGATGTGCCTGGTATTTTACACAGGGCCTGGAAAAAGGAAAAGTATCTGGCTGGTTTAGGATTGTTTTCTGGCTCAGGTAAACTTGTAACCACTACATTATTGGAAATCCTTGCAGTGCCAATACTCAGGATCCATATTAAGAGTGCAAAGGCTAAGGCAAATTCTCTTCAAGGATAAACAACttgaacagtattttaaaaacattgctCAGAACAACTCCTTGCTAGTTTTAAaccacaacattttatttattttttactttcggGTAATTTGCCTTTGGCCTTGCTAACAGAGCCATCAGTGTCAAAACTAAACTGCATGTGCCAGAGCAAGGTGCTGCTGACCTTGCATGTTATGTAGTGCTGCACATGCTGTCTCCCGACTGGCCTTAGGAGGCAATCCAAACTCATGGTGTCGCAAAACGTGGAGCTGAGGGCCTTGAGCTTTATTGAAGAACGGAGGATCAGGGCGCTTCACTTCACGAGACGGGTCTGAAGGCACTGGTAATAGTGATTGAGGAATTATACTGGAGAAAGTTTTCACTTTTAAAGTGAAGAGAAACGCAGTGTTGTTTAATGATTTATCAAACCCTATCATGTaccaagagaaaaacaaaacgaTCAGCAGCTTTGTCAGctatttgaaaatataaaactTCTTCTGTCacatgctaatatatatatatatatatatatatatatatatatatatatatagttaaccaGACTGTGTGTTTCAGCAACATTTTCTAACACCGTATCTCAGAGACGGAGCGGTCTACCCACCCAGTCACAACGGCCAACTAAACAATACAGTCGCCTCACCTGCTTCACCCCTGGATATTCATCTCTTAACAAGATCACTTTcatcacacacacaggcacaggtgCACTGCTGCATGCATGTTGCATTGTCAGATGGACTCAAGTCATTTTGAAGAGAAGAATACAACACATTGCGGCACATTGACAATTAGCATGATTCACACCAATTGAGTCGTCCAAGGGACCAGCCCAAGTGGAATTTAATGGCAGGTGGTGATTGTATCCAGCTGATTTAAGATTTGAAGTATCTCTCCTGGGATCACTCAGATTGGTCACCACAGACAGATGGCCCTTGAATACAAGTACAGTACGCTGCTACagtgcacacagtactgtataaggTGATACACTACTGTTTATTCCAACAAGTATCGGAATATGTCTGGTTGAAAAACTTTTTAGTATTCAGCGCTACCCAGTgaatacctgtttttttttacaagatcTAATTTTGTAATGTATCTGGGCATTCATTTTAATCTATCGACTGAATGATTGGGTGAATGGCACTGTTCCAAATGATGCCACGTTTCTGAGCAGATACGGTGCTTGATCTAAGGTCATTAATTACCTGTATTCATcaaattaatttagtttttttttttaaatgctttgatGTTATTGCAGCCTAGCATGATCCTAGATAAATGCATTTGTAAGAAATGAAAACTTTGGGTACAAACAAAGAGCTAGCAGACACTGTTATGGGTGACCTGTATTACTGACAGGAGCTGCAATTGAGAAAGACACTCGGATGAGAGTGGATCACAAGCACACCTGACTGAGTTTAAGTCAGGGTGACTGTAGCTCACTCCTGACAGGCAGAGGTGGCAGTTGCGATGGAAAGGCCTCTGGTGATGCAGCTGATCCTGAGTGGGCAGCTCTGAGAGCACTATCAGTCTCGCTCACACAGCAAACAGGTATGACATGCCCCAGTGTTCATTACAGCTGCACCAGGCTGAAGAAACGGATTGTTAATTATATGATAAGAAGAATCTCTCTGCCATTCTCTTTCGTTGGGATGCaaaaatcctgttttatttagtttatcgcgacacagtacagtttggataaacaaatgaCTCACAGGGTCCGTAGCGACAGCAACCTGGAACAAAAGCAGCACATGGctgacattttaaattattaaactacaggatctttaaaaaaaagcaatgacCAAAACAGTCTGAATTGCCTTGCAGTGTTATGGAAATGATTCATTTTCACCTTGACTATGTACAGTATTGAATTACTGTAATGAGCTAATGTGGACATAGACAGAGACGTCTTTCATTACAAAATCCTGTCAAATAAAAGTTAGATTAAGGTAGCTAAGGAACTGAAATGGcctttacatttaaaagaacaGATAATCCCATGATGACAAAATGAACCAAAGCATCCATTTgacattttacatacaatcaaCTCAAATAAGAGAATAGTGAATTGGTTTGCTTCATTTTTACAAATGTGAATGCATTAACCATGCTTAACCATCATTTtacatgcttgcctgtgctttgccGCGCTGGCATGAGTTTTACCAAGCTTATACTATGCTTTCAACCATTGGTAAACCATGGCAGTAAATCGTTTTCAATTGCTATTCCGTGTGTGTTTATCAGCACCCCCTCACCAGCATATCATCCTCTATCTAGCCCTGTCAAGAACAGGAGCAGCGTGACAGACACTTCGAAGGTCGAGTCTCAGTGCGCAGCTTGAATATGTCAGCTAACAGTTTAAATAACAGCTTTCAAAGTCAAGGACTCTGAAGCGCTGGGGGCTCACAACAGCAACCATTTCTAAAAGCATTTGGTAACTACTGCATTCCATTGCTCAGCTCGGCTCAGCGTGATTCAGCAAATTGAtgcctcagcatctgctttaagaacataagaacataagaaagtttacaaacgagaggaggccattcagcccatcttgctcgtttggttgttagtagcttattgatcccagaatctcatcaagcagcttcttgaaggatcccagggtgtcagcttcaacaacattactggggagttggttccagaccctcacaattctctgtgtaaaaaagtgcctcctattttctgttctgaatgcccctttatctaatctccatttatgaccgctggtccttttttcttttttcaagtcaaagaagtcccccgggttgacattgtctataccttttaggattttgaatgtttgaatcagatcgccgcgtagtcttctttgttcaagactgaatagattcaattcttttagcctgtctgcatacgacatgccttttaaacccgggataattctggttgctcttctttgcactctttctagagcagcaatatcctttttgtaacgaggtgaccagaactgaacacaatattctaggtgaggtcttactaatgcattgtagagttttaacattacttcccttgatttaaattcaacacttctcacaatatatccaagcatcttgttagccttttttatagcttccccacattgtctagatgaagacatttctgagtcaacattattttatttcctaATAGTCCCCGTTAAAGCATCCACACCTTTTACCTGTAGCTTCATTTGTTCAAAAGTTATCATTAGAGTGGCAATTGAGTTTGGGACTGGCGCTTTCTTCAGTGTACTGATTAAAAGCGTCTGTGTCCCTCCCTGCGACAGCTACGTGTAAATAACACCCATCATTGTGTTCACGAAAATCAACAGACATCAGATGATTTCAGATACTGAGAACTTTGCAACCAGGCCTACAGAAGTTGCATGAAGTTTTTCACAGCTAGATCATTCCTTTAGACAGCATGCATGTATTTCTGCTTTCTGCaagtgaaatgaaaaaaaataatcattgcaCAATTTATGACACCCTGAACACATACTATACTTACTAACAACCTAAATAAGCATAATAAAAATCCATGCAGGAAACAGAAGTGTCAGCTTCACCATCCTGTGCTGTGTGGAACTGGATCCACAGATCAAGAGTGCCGTACTCTACACACGTCCAGGTGACTTACTCCATCTGCCACTTTCAGAGCTGTGAGATCTGAAAGGGAATGCAGCCAGCACAGGTAATGGATAGGATTGGATGTGTTTACTAACCCCCTTGGACCCAGCACTGTAATGTCCTACCTATTTCATATGAGTTGGATACATTTCTATTGATCTGTTCTGCTACACTTTCCATAAAATGCTTTAAGATTTCACTTCTGTGAGGTATTGAGTGTTACTTTAGCAATTCTCTTTGTAAACGGTCTTGCTTGTAAACTACAATACATCTTGTTTCTGAACCGCAGTTTGATACACTCCTTCACACTGACAGCAGTCGTGTATAATGCATCCTGAGGGAATTTCCTGCATGTGACAGGGTTAAAAATAACCTTCCTCGGTTCAGAAGCATGACGGCTTGCATGAGTTGGTCTCAAACCGTTCCCCAGCAAGCAAGGAAATTCAAAGAATTTCCTTGCCGGAAAAATGAATGGCAGAGTGTGCTCCCAACACCCACAGCAAACTGAAGAAATAACTGCAGCTGAAAAAACAAATTGGCCTGTCGTTTTATTATTGCTATCCCTAAATACTACCTGCAGAGCTGCAtttgtaaatacactgtaaaacaACAAGTCAATTATAAATCAAGCATGGCCTCACCCAAGCAAGTTCCAGTgtggctggcctttgtcctccaggagcctgtagcttgctgacatccgctctcaagctcatgggtgtaaagaggtgattggcttggtGGTGGGATCAGGGGACCTTCAATTCTCCTGAGATGTGGGAGGGAGCCTTGAGGGACCAGGTAACCCACTCTTCAACGATAAACAGAACCATGACACAAAGATGAATGAATGAGCTGAGAAAACAATGAGCAAAGCTgaatgaaaacatgcatgtggaAAAGCTTAATGAAAACATGCTTGTGGAAAAGCTGAATCCCTTATAGCTCTGTATCCATCCAAATAATCAACTTCGAAGAAAACCTTCCTTGTTAAAAACAAAGACAGTATCACTCATTCTTGGACCTGAAAGGTGTTGAATGGATGCTTCATTTGTGTTGATAATTAGTTTGGGGTTATCATTTTCTAGTCGTTGAAGTGGGGGTACTTTTTTTAAAGGCACTATTttagttttcctttttatttgaatataaacaggtttgtgtatattatttaaacactAACACACAATACCATACATGTGTTAACATGTTAGTAATCTTATTGTTCAGAGTTAGCAGGCTGAACAAGTGGTAAGAGAATCACATTTTAACACTGTCATTATTTTTGCCAAAGGTTACTTGAAGGCTAACTACTGGACTTAGCAGTTTTAATCTTGTAATGTCACGATTGTAGCTGTCAAGTGAAACACAAATGTATTCTGGAAATAAGcatagacatttaaaaaaaaaaaaaaaagaaactagatATTTAATGTTAGGCCATGCTGATTACTAATGGTAATTTATTCAACATTTCAGAATTTAGTGACTTCAGTCAAATTAATATTATGATTCAACTTGACAGTAAATTAAATTACCATTTTACATACTGGCTTGGGTAAATTAATGTTTTTAACACTATATAATTTAAACATCATTAAATATCAGTTTTTCCCTTTGATTACCCATCTCAGAGGTTagatcactgcacagcactgtacaaatgtattagaacaccccattgcttctgttgttttgatttgttgtgcatatgaaatcaaaccactggaactgaaaatcttggaataTTGTCTCTGTCCGTTACATTTTACGATCCCATTACAATACTCTAgaaagagagttttttttttttttttcatgaatgtaATGATGAAACTGATGACGCCACCAGCAGCCAGTTAGTGAATGGGTTTGAGATGTTCTCAATCACGTGCTATCCCGCAATGAGCCACACTGCAGTTAAAACCTTGGATTCAATTGGGAGTCCTCACGACTGACTTCATCAACACCTTTGCGGCGCTGGATTTATATGGACGTTATAAAAAACTGGAACACCGCATTCTGAAGAAGCAGAGTGAGTAGCAGAGCTCTGCGGGGGAGAAATGGGAATCTGATGCATAATCAAACACAAGAGTGGTAGACAGCTTTCTGAAGATTTTCATTAGCGTACAgcatgcagtttttttgtttttttttatagagagACAGTTTTGAAAAGTCTTACATTCTCCACAGCTAGAAAGCAGCACTGGCGAAGTAGACAGCGCATCTGTTCAGCCGGCGGTACTAAATTGAAAACTATGCACACACATCGATCAGTTACAAGATGAATCCCTACAAACAACACCGAGACAAGTCGTCCAGAATGGAAGATACTACTTTGTTTTATTACTACAGAACCAACCGCTATTAAAGGTGTCTTTTCTCATGCAATAAGGTGATTAGTTTTCTCCATGCTGTAGAACTGTTGATTTACAAGACGTGCCTTTGAAATGCAGAATTTCAGATATTATTTGTACAGCAGAAAAAGAAGGGTGAAGTAACTGTACATATAGGGTTCATGAGGTTGTTCAGCTGTCCGGAGTCCGAGACACGAATAAGGGCTGAAACTTGCAGCTCGTTTTCACGGTTAATTCAACTGTTTTATTCACGAACCGAACCGGAAAGCACAACGACGTCTTTTACTTCCAATCATAGTGTGCTTTCCTTTGAGGTGACTTTGCTGAGGTAAGGTAAGGGAGGGTTACAATAAGGACAGAAAGTAAATAGAACATTAGAAAATGTGTTGATGTTAAAAGCAAGTCTGTTTAGAAATGTCCTTTCAACACCATATACGTAATAGTAtgaatgcatgcatgtatgtttgCATGCATGTGTGAATGTATTGGATGCAAAACGACGTAAGCTGCCACACAGGTGCAGCCCCTCTGGTTGCAGGTTaattaatgttttattgtatttgtaaatttttttttttttaaaaagatgcttACATAATGTTACTTTTGAACCAGCAATTAGAACAGGTCAATAGCCTGGAGGATGCCGCAtcatttattaattgtattattttttttctctttcttgaaGGTGAGTGCCAGATCCACCCTTTGCCCAACCAACATTAATGAATTTGTCCATGTATTGAGCTGTCAGACATTCTGCAACACATTTCGGTTGAACTAATCCGGACAAACAAGAGCGGGTCATCCCCATATACACCTCAGATATGAATCTTTCCGACAACCTCTACAAAAATGACAACGCCGAGGTCTATCGGTCTGTTGTGGTCCAGCAGAACTTGACCAAGTACCCGAACTCTTGGACCCAGTATAGCAACGGCAGTGCAGATCAGCTTCCAACTTTCTCCACCGCGGCCAAGACAAGGGTCGCCATTACCTGCGTTATATTCCTAGTGTCCGCTTTCTGCAACCTGGCCGTCCTGTGGTCGGCCAGCACCAACAACAAAAGGAAGTCGCACGTGAGAATACTTATAATAAACCTGACAGCGGCGGATCTCTTGGTCACTTTTGTTGTCATGCCTCTGGATGCCATCTGGAATGTCACAGTTCAGTGGCTCGCGGGGGACGTTGCTTGCAGGATCCTTATGTTTCTGAAACTCGTGGCTATGTACGCCTGTGCGTTCGTGACTGTGGTCATTAGCTTAGACAGGCAGTCTGCAATCCTCAACCCACTGGCCATCAACGAAgcgaagaagaaaaacaaaatgatgcTCTCCGTGGCTTGGACCATGAGCGTGTTGCTGTCAGTTCCGCAGGTAAATTACCCCCGTACTGTATTTCATTAGCTAGTAATCACAGATAatttacaaatatgttttttgaGAACATCCAACTGTGTCCTTTAACATAGTAATACACTGAAGCCTATGAGCAAATCACCATTAAACAAATTGGACAACAGGTCCCATAAGTTGATTTAAAAGGGAAGTGTGACACATTCTGTCAGTAAAGAAAGCACATTTGACACAAAATACACCTAAATATAACGGAAAACTAACCAGCGCAGTTATCACTGCAAGGTAATGTGGACTGCTAGTCAAACGCAACATTCATGCTTCCTGCTTTGTAATTACAACATAATGGGGTCcgtagtacagtactgtactctcAGCCATCAGACAcctgtgtttattcattaaaaaaaaaacaattagctGTTACATAATGAGTTGTCAACCATTTCACTATTAAGTTCCGCTATTTAACATgcaataaaatgcatttatcaGAACACAAGTATAGCTCTGTGCCTGAGGGAACGGGACTATTGGACTGGGGGAGTCGAGGTTAGAGTCTAGGTGAGCTGGAATCATGTGAAGAAGCCCTCTCAGTGCCTGCTGCCCCACTGGTGCCAGTGCTAATGCCCCTCTCTGCAGAGTCTGACATACCAACACACAAAATACCTTGGAAGCAAAGCCTTGAAAATGCAACAGAATTAAACACCTCACTGAGGCGCCTAATAGTAATGCCACCCTCTCTTCCTCTAGTCAGGTTTAGCAAGCCTTACGTGTTGATTTTGGTTCATTGTTGTTAAAACTGGGGAGGAGGCAGCCATGTTCTTGGACCATGGCCCAACAGAGCTGAAGAGGTGGGAGAAGAATTGAACGGttaaaactgatctgttgagaAAAGCACTAAAATACATCCCCAGACTTGAGCAAAAAATAAAGGCTGGTTCATGTTGTGACACATCATCTAATAGCCCTGATAAACCTAAAGGAGGTCATAAGCATAACAGATATGGGAGTCAGTTACTTCTGACAATGTCAGTGTAAGTTAAGGAAGTATTTAGTTACCTAGTAAGATTACATTTGAACATCTGCGTGACTCATCTACTAGCTGAGAAACCATAGTGTGTAAGAACTCATGGGCACCCCTGCATGTTGGATACACGGCTATACAATGAGCCATCTGCTTCTGCAGCACAGACGTTCCTAAGGATTGTGCTGAGCCATCAGTGTATGAAACTTATTGAATGCAATGTGCTGCTAAGGTGTTCTCATTCATTAGTCACTGGGGATGTATCACATCTGTTTTGAGCAGGGATATGAACTTGCTGATCAGGTATTGATGTTCTTCAGGGACATGCTGCATGCTACAGTATTAATAAATCATTGCTGCTCCAGATCATCCCACTGGGAAATGCTGTGTTATTAAGCGTGTGCTTGTGCcatggttttgtttttcagatgttcATATTTCACACCGTTACTATCACCGTACCGCAGAACTTCACCCAGtgcaccaccagggggagcttcGAGGAGCAATGGCAGGAGACCACGTATAACATGTTCACCTTTGCGTGCCTCTTCCTCTTACCGCTGGTCATCATGATCTTGTGCTACTCCAGGATCCTCATTGAGATATCAAAACAAATGACCAAGGGAAACAGTAAGTGCACTTCCAACATGTCTTATTTCTACAAACAATGACTTCAAgttatatcacattatagaaaCGATTGCAGTAGATTCATTGGCTGACATATATATGAATCTAGTTCAAGTATATATTATAACTTCCTTATAACATTGAATAAACACAGATGATTCCAAAAGTGTATTATGAttcagtgttattatttctaatcataatcTGTAactattaataacataattaataaaatGCTTCTAGAATGTATATAATCCACTTgtgcatatatacacacaccacatCCTAAAACTAAAGTGCTATACCAGCAGTTCTCTGCTTCTGGCAGATAGGTTAAAGTTGTTTTTCAGTCCAACCAGAAAACTGTGCAAGCAATTTATTGCCTCTGTAGATTACCTTTAATCAATACTACCCCAAGAAAACCACCTGTAGGTATTGAAATACATGGTGAAGACTACTGACAATGACCTAACATCAGCCCACTTGTGCAAGTTAAAGAGATAAAGAGACAgagctgttgtttttgtttcagtatCTTCGAAGGAAGTGCACTTGAGGCGATCAAAGAACAACATACCAAAGGCGCGAATGAGAACTCTGAAAATGAGCATCGTCATCGTGACTTCCTTCATTGTCTGCTGGACCCCTTATTACCTTCTTGGGCTATGGTACTGGTTTTCCCCTGATGTGCTGGAGGAAACCGTCTCCCAGTCCCTGAGCCACATGCTGTTTCTATTCGGGCTGTTCAGCACTTGCCTGGACCCCATCACCTACGGGCTCTTCACCATCCATTTCACCAGCCTCAAACGCTACTGCTGCAGCACCAACATCACGGCGGAGTCGGAAGCCAATTCCACCAAGACCGGCTCCTTCAGGTGCTCAGCTGCATCGCTCCGCATGAAGAGGCTCACTGTGGATGCTCACGAGATGCAAGGGAGTAGCGGTGCTAGGAACAAGCCGGAGAGAAAGACTCGCTACTACAGCAACGGCAACAGCTATCTCGCTGTCTACAAGGAAGGGACCAATGACAGGACTCATTCATGATGTGAGATCAAACCAATGCAGGATGGAAGAAAGGCTGCACTTTCTGCTCGAGTGCTTTGAGAAGAAAGAGGTTGGACAAGCACCCCCCATGGGCACCCTGGACTGATTACCCTCCTGATTCCTCCAGGGATGTTTGAGATGGAAATCTGTAGGAAAGTCTGATCTCCAGATTGGCCTGTGAAGCAATTACTATGGAGGATGCTTCTCATGAAAAAGCAGTCCTTTTTTGCAGCCCCTGCCAACTAAGCACCTACAATCAGTCCTCTGTCAAAGTcccttgcaacagggagatgcagattGTGTATATTCCACAATACTCTGCCTTTCAGTGAGTCCATCTGTATAAGAAGTTAATGAGGTACTGTATGTGAAGGGTAGTCCATTTACACACAAGTGCACACTGCATATCACAGGTGTTTATAATAGGTCCACACCCTACATGTGTAATCATCCTGGGGATTTGAAACACTTAATCAGGTCCATTCTTTATGCCTTTGTCGTGATTTTCTGTTATAACTACGGGTCAGCTCGATGGAATGGTGGTGGactgacagacagatggacaggacGGACAAATGGATATTATCAGCTCACAAGGGTCCCCATTTTTTGAATGAGGTCCCAAAGCAGGACCAACcctgacattatttaaaaaaaacaccataagAACACTATTGATTCAAATGGCTGCTGTACCATATTAAGATCTGTTGCTATATATACAACAACCGAATAGATGTTTACTTtgtgtttcttatgttcttaccatAGTG
This window harbors:
- the LOC117428348 gene encoding gonadotropin-releasing hormone II receptor-like, producing MNLSDNLYKNDNAEVYRSVVVQQNLTKYPNSWTQYSNGSADQLPTFSTAAKTRVAITCVIFLVSAFCNLAVLWSASTNNKRKSHVRILIINLTAADLLVTFVVMPLDAIWNVTVQWLAGDVACRILMFLKLVAMYACAFVTVVISLDRQSAILNPLAINEAKKKNKMMLSVAWTMSVLLSVPQMFIFHTVTITVPQNFTQCTTRGSFEEQWQETTYNMFTFACLFLLPLVIMILCYSRILIEISKQMTKGNISSKEVHLRRSKNNIPKARMRTLKMSIVIVTSFIVCWTPYYLLGLWYWFSPDVLEETVSQSLSHMLFLFGLFSTCLDPITYGLFTIHFTSLKRYCCSTNITAESEANSTKTGSFRCSAASLRMKRLTVDAHEMQGSSGARNKPERKTRYYSNGNSYLAVYKEGTNDRTHS